In Nitrososphaerota archaeon, one DNA window encodes the following:
- the lysS gene encoding lysine--tRNA ligase, whose translation MNMDTVAIPPKETRVKKEDIILLKNINTETEKTIFWADEIAENILKENPKEKNIIVKAGASPSGAKHIGNLNDILRGFFVVEVLKLRNLNVRHIHTCDDRDPLRKIPNKVPDRDGKWHEFSEKEIKYLKKYIGYPYVNIPDPFGCCENWARHFNNVWLDGIKSLGVDIENYNNDDLYKEGLFDPIIKEILLKINESREIISKFQENIPKDYVPFIAICENCGKLTGKITNFNLEEKILEYECIDRKLAGEYLIKGCGHKGITNFRGGKLPWRFEWPSQWKLFNVHFEPFGKDHYEGSWPSGKEICIKILNHKPPLPYVYEFFLVNGEKMSSRLGNVYITQDLLKILEPEVILYFYSKNPEKQRNLDLSNLNLLVDEFDRIEKVFYEEIEPANEREYSLAKRIYPIVMKGKARKIRIPYTHAATIAQLKMSREQIINALIRSKMVNPNITQEDIDHIIERIENSGEWIKKYANEKYKIKLLEKISIEELDISNNMKKALEELSKYIEIENDGEKIQSKIFSIAKEYGIKPSDFFKVIYRLFLGKNEGPRLGPFLAILDKNFVINRLRLIE comes from the coding sequence ATGAATATGGATACGGTAGCTATTCCACCTAAAGAAACAAGAGTTAAAAAAGAAGACATCATTTTATTAAAAAATATAAATACTGAAACGGAAAAAACGATTTTTTGGGCAGATGAAATAGCTGAAAATATATTAAAAGAAAATCCAAAAGAAAAAAATATTATAGTTAAGGCAGGAGCTTCTCCATCAGGAGCAAAACATATAGGAAATTTAAATGATATATTGAGAGGTTTTTTTGTAGTCGAGGTATTAAAATTAAGGAATTTAAATGTCAGACATATACATACATGTGATGATAGAGATCCTCTTAGAAAAATACCTAATAAAGTACCTGATAGAGACGGAAAATGGCATGAATTTTCTGAGAAAGAGATAAAATATTTAAAAAAATATATTGGATATCCATATGTAAATATTCCTGATCCATTTGGATGTTGTGAAAATTGGGCAAGACATTTTAATAATGTGTGGTTAGATGGTATAAAATCATTAGGAGTAGATATAGAAAATTATAATAATGATGATTTATATAAGGAAGGATTGTTCGATCCTATTATAAAAGAAATTCTTTTAAAAATTAATGAATCAAGAGAAATAATATCTAAATTTCAAGAAAATATTCCTAAAGATTATGTACCATTTATTGCAATATGTGAAAATTGTGGAAAATTAACTGGAAAAATAACGAATTTCAATTTAGAAGAAAAAATTTTAGAATATGAATGTATTGATAGGAAATTGGCTGGAGAATATTTAATAAAAGGATGTGGACATAAAGGAATCACAAATTTTAGAGGAGGAAAGCTTCCATGGAGATTCGAATGGCCTAGTCAATGGAAATTATTCAATGTGCATTTTGAGCCATTTGGTAAAGATCATTATGAAGGCTCATGGCCATCTGGAAAAGAAATATGTATTAAGATACTTAATCATAAACCACCTTTACCATATGTATATGAATTCTTTTTAGTTAATGGAGAGAAGATGTCTAGTAGATTAGGGAATGTGTATATTACTCAGGATTTACTTAAAATTCTTGAGCCGGAAGTAATATTATATTTTTATTCTAAAAATCCTGAAAAACAAAGAAATTTAGATTTATCAAATTTGAATTTATTAGTAGATGAATTTGATAGGATAGAAAAAGTATTTTATGAAGAAATAGAACCTGCAAATGAAAGAGAGTATAGTTTAGCTAAAAGGATATATCCTATTGTTATGAAAGGGAAAGCTCGTAAAATAAGAATTCCATATACTCATGCTGCAACTATTGCTCAATTAAAAATGTCTAGAGAACAAATAATAAATGCACTTATAAGAAGCAAAATGGTCAACCCTAATATTACACAAGAAGATATAGACCACATAATTGAAAGAATTGAAAATTCTGGAGAATGGATTAAGAAATATGCGAATGAAAAATATAAAATTAAATTATTAGAAAAAATTTCAATTGAAGAATTAGATATATCAAATAATATGAAGAAAGCTCTTGAAGAATTATCTAAATATATTGAAATAGAAAATGATGGAGAAAAAATTCAAAGTAAAATATTTTCTATAGCAAAAGAATATGGAATTAAACCAAGCGATTTCTTTAAAGTAATTTATAGATTATTTCTTGGAAAGAATGAAGGACCACGTTTAGGACCATTCCTAGCAATTTTAGATAAAAATTTTGTTATAAATAGGCTTAGGCTTATTGAATAG
- a CDS encoding NADH-quinone oxidoreductase subunit M has translation MIDSGQFLIQAVFAPLVFSVIALIAGKYLKKYTGIIVAISLLYSTILLAIVTTSLPIAPDAKIEARYKWAPYVGDFTLVADGISAPIALTIALLSLVVAIYSIQYMEHEHGLSSYFALYSLYASGMIGTVLTTNLAAFFLFFEFMLIPSWALVGIWGSGPKEMIAFKYFMFTEAGALSLLAGIVATYSLAGTFDIFEIASRVAGVDLTLMIVIVIAILLGFFVKMAVFPLHTWLPDTHAEAPTPISALLSPAMIGIGGYAAIRIIYYAFPRVLNSWPFMTSLSILALITMVYGGLMAIAQDDLKRLLAYSSISQMGYLLFGISSLSFIGIVGSVLLYVSHGLCKAVLFMVSGIFMHEFKTRRISDLRGLASKMPYTTIFSLISFLGLAGVPPLLGFWGELFIFAGSMYTALSSSIDFIRAVITAIAIISAVLTAGYGLWTIRRVFFGEPNELVKNAKEAPALMIIPIGILATLAVILGVYPTVITEVISPTLEIVLKAIACIGFGK, from the coding sequence ATGATAGATTCAGGACAATTTTTAATACAAGCAGTATTTGCACCGCTAGTTTTTTCAGTAATAGCTTTAATAGCTGGAAAATATTTAAAGAAATATACTGGAATAATTGTTGCTATATCTCTTTTATACAGCACTATTTTGCTTGCAATAGTAACGACCAGCCTTCCTATTGCCCCAGATGCAAAAATTGAAGCTAGATATAAATGGGCTCCATATGTAGGAGATTTTACTCTTGTAGCTGATGGAATAAGTGCACCAATAGCTTTAACAATTGCTTTATTGTCTCTTGTAGTAGCTATATATTCTATACAATACATGGAACATGAACATGGTCTAAGTTCATATTTTGCTCTATATTCTCTTTATGCGAGTGGAATGATAGGCACGGTATTAACAACAAATCTGGCAGCGTTCTTTCTCTTCTTTGAATTCATGTTAATACCATCATGGGCCTTGGTTGGAATATGGGGAAGTGGTCCAAAAGAAATGATAGCATTCAAATACTTTATGTTCACTGAAGCAGGTGCATTATCCCTTCTAGCTGGAATAGTTGCAACATATTCTTTAGCAGGTACATTCGATATATTTGAAATCGCAAGTAGAGTTGCTGGAGTAGATTTAACATTGATGATCGTCATAGTGATAGCAATACTTTTAGGTTTCTTTGTGAAAATGGCAGTATTCCCATTACATACGTGGCTTCCAGATACTCATGCTGAAGCTCCAACTCCTATAAGTGCATTGTTATCTCCTGCAATGATCGGAATAGGGGGATATGCTGCAATAAGGATAATATACTATGCTTTTCCAAGAGTTTTAAACTCATGGCCTTTCATGACATCTTTGTCCATTCTAGCTTTAATTACAATGGTTTATGGTGGATTAATGGCTATAGCTCAAGATGATCTTAAGAGACTTTTAGCTTATTCTAGCATTTCTCAAATGGGCTATTTGCTATTTGGAATATCTTCTCTCTCATTCATAGGAATTGTAGGCTCAGTACTTCTTTATGTAAGCCATGGACTTTGCAAAGCAGTTCTCTTCATGGTTTCAGGGATTTTCATGCATGAATTTAAAACTAGAAGAATAAGCGATTTACGTGGATTAGCTAGTAAAATGCCCTATACAACAATTTTCTCTTTAATAAGCTTCTTAGGATTAGCAGGAGTCCCTCCATTACTAGGTTTTTGGGGAGAATTGTTTATATTTGCCGGCTCTATGTATACTGCTTTATCAAGTAGCATAGATTTTATAAGAGCAGTGATTACTGCCATAGCTATTATATCAGCCGTTTTAACAGCAGGCTATGGTTTATGGACTATTCGTAGAGTTTTCTTTGGTGAACCAAATGAACTTGTAAAAAATGCAAAAGAAGCACCAGCATTAATGATTATTCCAATAGGAATACTAGCTACTCTTGCAGTAATATTAGGAGTTTATCCAACAGTAATAACAGAAGTCATTAGTCCAACTTTAGAAATAGTCCTTAAAGCAATAGCTTGTATTGGTTTTGGTAAATAA
- a CDS encoding NADH-quinone oxidoreductase subunit L has protein sequence MSEFIYQAWLCWIFPILGALLTPILAKIHSKARDYGAIFFSLLAMLSTISLIPLLFEHGIHWPINNQLDWIRIPNAPILSELKVGVLLDPLSIIMANVVAIISFLIMVYSLAYMHGDPSLTRYWFFMNFFIGNMLLLVMSDNLIQMLFGWEGVGLCSYGLIGFWYRDSEKDWLKCWVGEKPEAYPPSHCGMKAFITTRIGDISMLIGMFMILAFSGTLNFIELQEGAISKVPIHILIPATILLFGGPIGKSAQLPLMEWLPDAMAGPTTVSALIHAATMVKAGVYLVGRIFPIIYKATWVGASPNDLIIFFYVVAWIGIITAFIAGSQAIVSKEIKKVLAYSTVSQLGYMMTALGVAGLTADFIIGYVAGVFHLMSHALFKAALFLSAGAIIHACESRFMTDMGGLRKNMPITFWVTLLAALSLMGFPFLFSGFWSKDMILESTLLANQYLIFILAAISAIITSFYSIRMIGIVFFGEKSHHLKELEKEGHHIHEAPKIMWVPYALLVCGTIFFGLIGPFAKSWLEETFHEYLGETIIFSKMSSAASEELLSLIVPITSVIVLAIGAIPSYYIYVKRSIDIKGVMERKPFLNSIRVFLYNRYYINRFYYNYFVYPLINLSRAIWRKIELNIIDKFNYVLANFVVSFSKWSLKVIELSSIDNFNYVLARAGAAFCNKFRKTHTGILNYNLLGIMIGIFIILLIIKIIII, from the coding sequence ATGAGTGAATTTATTTATCAAGCTTGGCTTTGTTGGATTTTCCCAATTTTAGGAGCCTTATTAACTCCTATATTAGCTAAAATTCATTCTAAAGCTAGAGATTATGGAGCAATTTTCTTTTCTTTATTAGCAATGCTTTCAACAATTTCTCTTATTCCTTTACTTTTTGAACATGGAATACATTGGCCAATAAATAATCAATTGGATTGGATAAGAATTCCAAATGCACCAATATTAAGTGAACTGAAAGTAGGAGTTTTATTAGATCCATTAAGCATAATTATGGCGAATGTTGTCGCTATAATTTCTTTTCTAATAATGGTTTATTCATTAGCTTATATGCATGGAGACCCTAGTCTTACAAGATATTGGTTCTTCATGAACTTCTTTATAGGGAATATGCTATTATTAGTAATGTCTGATAACTTAATACAAATGCTATTTGGATGGGAAGGAGTAGGATTATGCAGCTATGGTTTAATTGGTTTTTGGTATAGAGATTCTGAAAAAGATTGGCTTAAATGTTGGGTTGGAGAAAAACCTGAAGCATATCCTCCATCACATTGTGGAATGAAAGCTTTCATAACAACTAGAATTGGAGATATCTCAATGCTTATAGGAATGTTTATGATACTTGCATTCAGTGGTACATTAAACTTTATAGAACTTCAAGAAGGAGCTATAAGTAAAGTTCCTATTCATATATTGATTCCAGCTACTATATTATTATTTGGTGGTCCAATAGGTAAATCTGCTCAGCTTCCATTAATGGAATGGCTTCCAGATGCTATGGCTGGACCAACAACAGTTAGTGCACTTATACATGCTGCTACAATGGTTAAAGCAGGAGTATATCTTGTTGGAAGAATTTTCCCAATAATTTATAAAGCTACATGGGTTGGGGCATCTCCAAACGATTTGATAATTTTCTTCTATGTAGTAGCTTGGATAGGTATTATTACAGCTTTTATAGCTGGTTCTCAAGCAATTGTTTCAAAAGAAATAAAGAAAGTTCTTGCATATTCAACTGTTAGCCAGCTTGGATATATGATGACTGCTCTTGGAGTTGCAGGATTGACTGCCGATTTTATAATAGGATATGTTGCAGGAGTTTTTCATTTAATGAGCCATGCATTATTTAAAGCTGCATTATTTTTATCTGCAGGAGCTATAATTCATGCATGTGAATCAAGATTTATGACAGACATGGGTGGATTAAGAAAGAACATGCCAATAACTTTCTGGGTTACTCTATTAGCTGCTTTATCATTAATGGGATTTCCATTCTTATTCAGTGGTTTTTGGAGTAAAGATATGATCCTTGAATCTACTTTATTAGCCAATCAATATTTAATATTCATTTTAGCAGCTATAAGTGCTATTATAACAAGCTTTTATAGTATTAGAATGATAGGAATCGTATTCTTTGGAGAAAAAAGCCATCATTTGAAAGAACTTGAAAAAGAAGGGCATCATATTCATGAAGCTCCAAAAATAATGTGGGTTCCTTATGCTTTACTTGTATGTGGAACAATATTCTTCGGTTTAATAGGACCATTTGCAAAAAGTTGGCTTGAAGAAACATTTCATGAATATTTAGGAGAAACAATTATTTTCTCTAAAATGAGTAGTGCTGCTTCAGAAGAACTTTTATCATTAATTGTTCCAATAACTTCAGTAATAGTTTTAGCTATAGGTGCAATTCCATCATATTATATATATGTAAAAAGGAGTATCGATATTAAAGGAGTAATGGAACGCAAGCCATTCTTAAATAGTATTAGAGTATTTCTGTATAATAGATACTATATAAATAGATTTTATTATAATTACTTTGTCTATCCTTTAATAAATTTAAGTAGAGCAATATGGAGAAAAATAGAATTAAACATAATAGATAAATTCAATTATGTATTAGCAAATTTTGTTGTAAGCTTTAGTAAATGGTCTTTAAAAGTCATAGAATTGTCTAGCATAGATAATTTCAATTATGTTTTAGCTAGAGCTGGAGCTGCTTTTTGTAATAAGTTTAGGAAAACGCATACAGGAATATTAAACTATAATTTATTGGGAATTATGATAGGTATATTTATAATTCTTTTAATTATTAAAATTATAATTATATAG
- a CDS encoding proton-conducting transporter membrane subunit, whose protein sequence is MMILQPIIVLLGAAAIIPLIDLLGKKIGFEKIRDIVAIAAFLIAFIILYSFFGNLPQSFTIDPYGPPLGVELRVDNLSLYMAIIFCGLGLLVSIYSIKYMEVDSGLDKYYSLLLILVAGMIGVAFSNDFFNLYVFWEMMCVASYTLVSFRKYKWEPVEAGFKYLVMSTIGSLISLYGISLLYGLVGSLNFTKLHSAIETIYGNGSAPLSLLYLVICMIIVGFGVTAAMVPLHTWLPDAHPAAPSSISAMLSGVVIKTGVYAMFRSLFTIFHPKIFDFGTILMLFGVLTITIANFMALMQKDIKRLLAYSSIVNIGYILVGGGIGAYVLTHYGLKEASIAGIAIIGSLLHILNHAISKGLLFLCSGCFTHEAKTRAISKLEGIGKKMPLSGLSLSIGLFNLAGIPPLSGFWSKLFIILASLSIPENNFMLAISIIVILNSIFAASYYLWLTQRIMLKKPTEIVEKVHEAPLSMVFPIIVLAILCILITIKLDLFIKIVELASNNLLGGV, encoded by the coding sequence ATGATGATATTACAACCTATAATTGTTTTACTTGGAGCAGCTGCCATAATTCCATTAATTGACCTATTGGGTAAAAAAATAGGATTTGAGAAAATTAGGGATATTGTTGCTATAGCTGCGTTTTTAATAGCTTTTATTATTCTTTATAGCTTTTTTGGAAATCTTCCACAAAGTTTTACAATAGATCCTTATGGCCCTCCACTTGGAGTTGAATTAAGAGTAGATAATCTTAGTTTATACATGGCAATCATATTTTGTGGATTAGGATTGCTAGTTTCAATATATTCTATTAAATACATGGAAGTTGATAGTGGATTAGATAAATATTATTCATTGCTTTTAATTCTTGTAGCTGGAATGATTGGAGTAGCTTTTTCAAATGACTTCTTTAACTTATATGTTTTTTGGGAAATGATGTGTGTAGCATCTTATACTCTTGTTTCATTTAGAAAATATAAATGGGAACCAGTTGAAGCAGGATTTAAATATTTAGTTATGAGTACTATTGGATCTTTGATTTCTTTATACGGTATTTCTCTACTATATGGCTTAGTAGGAAGCTTAAACTTTACAAAATTGCATTCGGCAATTGAAACGATATATGGAAATGGTTCAGCTCCATTATCTCTTCTATATCTTGTAATATGTATGATAATTGTTGGATTTGGTGTAACAGCAGCAATGGTTCCATTACATACATGGTTGCCAGATGCTCATCCTGCAGCTCCAAGCTCTATAAGTGCTATGCTTTCAGGAGTTGTTATAAAAACTGGAGTCTATGCTATGTTTAGAAGTTTATTTACAATTTTCCATCCAAAAATATTTGATTTTGGAACAATTTTAATGCTTTTTGGAGTTTTAACAATTACTATAGCTAATTTTATGGCTTTAATGCAAAAGGATATAAAAAGATTATTAGCTTATTCAAGCATTGTTAATATAGGTTATATTCTTGTTGGAGGAGGGATAGGTGCTTATGTTTTAACTCATTATGGTTTAAAAGAAGCATCGATTGCTGGAATAGCTATAATTGGTTCACTATTGCATATATTAAATCATGCGATTAGTAAAGGGTTACTCTTCTTATGTTCAGGATGCTTTACTCATGAAGCTAAAACTAGAGCGATTTCTAAACTTGAAGGTATTGGTAAAAAAATGCCTTTAAGTGGATTATCTTTATCTATTGGATTATTTAATTTAGCAGGAATTCCTCCATTAAGTGGATTTTGGAGTAAACTATTCATAATTTTAGCTAGTTTAAGTATTCCTGAAAATAATTTTATGTTAGCAATTTCTATAATTGTTATTTTAAATAGTATCTTTGCAGCTTCTTATTATTTATGGTTAACTCAAAGAATAATGTTAAAAAAGCCCACAGAAATAGTTGAAAAAGTTCATGAAGCACCTTTATCAATGGTATTTCCAATAATTGTTTTAGCAATATTATGTATTTTAATAACAATCAAATTGGATTTATTTATTAAAATTGTTGAATTAGCTTCTAATAATCTTTTAGGAGGTGTATAA
- a CDS encoding NADH-quinone oxidoreductase subunit K — translation MNDVLSIYLTTSLLLIILGFYCISSKRNMVKTIIGIEIITSAINLNFITLGFSKNGVDYFAQSITIISISIAACIAAVALSLILNAYRHYGSIDLRKLRRLRW, via the coding sequence ATGAATGATGTATTAAGTATATATTTAACTACTTCTCTTTTACTTATAATATTAGGCTTTTATTGCATTTCTTCTAAAAGGAATATGGTTAAAACAATTATTGGAATAGAAATAATTACTTCAGCTATAAATCTAAACTTTATTACGCTTGGTTTTTCAAAAAATGGTGTAGATTATTTTGCTCAATCAATAACTATTATTTCTATTTCTATTGCTGCATGTATTGCTGCTGTAGCTTTATCATTAATACTTAATGCTTATAGACATTATGGAAGCATAGATTTAAGAAAATTAAGAAGATTAAGGTGGTAG
- a CDS encoding DUF4040 domain-containing protein: MNDMILHLVLIFLLILFALLSIELKDLTKAILSFSIFSIFLAIIFYILGAPYVAVFQLAIYAGAVTVLFLAVMHTIKRRRIE; this comes from the coding sequence ATGAATGATATGATATTACATTTAGTATTAATTTTCCTTTTAATACTATTTGCTTTATTATCAATCGAATTAAAAGATTTAACTAAAGCTATCCTCTCTTTCTCTATATTCAGTATATTCTTAGCAATAATTTTCTATATTTTAGGAGCACCATATGTAGCTGTTTTCCAATTAGCTATTTATGCAGGTGCCGTAACAGTTCTATTTCTAGCTGTTATGCATACTATAAAAAGGAGGAGAATAGAATGA
- a CDS encoding 4Fe-4S binding protein, translating to MAMFKELYKHLFKKRATVLYPFKEKELVHIPEGYRGKISFHRDRCIGCGICATVCTSGACEMTSDEKGKRPIFYLDRCTFCAQCAESCPKNAIELTKDFEIIAFDRRTLVVK from the coding sequence ATGGCAATGTTTAAAGAATTATATAAACATTTATTTAAAAAGAGAGCTACAGTATTATATCCATTTAAAGAAAAAGAATTAGTACACATTCCTGAAGGATATAGAGGGAAAATTTCTTTTCATAGAGATAGATGCATTGGTTGTGGGATATGTGCAACAGTTTGCACATCTGGAGCATGTGAAATGACTTCTGATGAGAAAGGTAAAAGGCCAATTTTCTATTTGGACCGTTGTACTTTTTGTGCTCAATGTGCAGAAAGTTGTCCAAAGAATGCTATTGAACTTACAAAAGATTTTGAAATTATAGCATTTGATAGAAGAACTCTTGTGGTGAAATAA
- a CDS encoding complex I subunit 1 family protein yields MFEIEFAFKILEIFIFPGFLFIGIISLLYEWIDRKFYAKLQNRVGPLYAGPFGILQPLADFIKLIAKEDIVPKAADKILFTLAPIFSFSIILTATLLLPIINAGGILSFDGDIIFAIAIMTLFCILVFCAGLSSNNRFSAVGAERAVLQLLGYEIPLMLSIVGVALNVGFLRISEIVKYQSTHPWLIFGPQALGFAIYVIAAQAELERVPFDIPEAEQEIVAGWLTEFSGRKLALFRFARDLELVYVSGLAVALYLGGPLGPVIPGLEPFFYTIYFIIKTIIVLLILSTIRALFARLRIDQMVDFSWNYLLPLSVLQFFLVRLVI; encoded by the coding sequence ATGTTTGAAATAGAATTTGCATTCAAAATTCTTGAAATATTCATTTTTCCTGGTTTTCTCTTCATAGGAATTATTTCATTATTATATGAATGGATTGATAGAAAATTTTATGCAAAGCTTCAAAATAGAGTTGGCCCTCTTTACGCAGGACCATTTGGAATACTTCAACCTTTAGCAGATTTTATAAAACTTATTGCAAAAGAAGATATTGTTCCAAAAGCAGCTGATAAAATACTTTTTACTTTAGCTCCAATATTCTCTTTCTCAATAATTCTTACAGCAACTCTTTTGCTTCCAATAATAAATGCTGGTGGAATTTTATCTTTTGATGGAGATATAATATTTGCTATAGCAATTATGACTTTATTTTGTATATTAGTTTTTTGTGCTGGTTTATCTTCAAATAATAGATTTTCAGCAGTTGGTGCTGAAAGAGCAGTATTACAATTGCTCGGATATGAGATACCCTTAATGCTTTCAATAGTTGGTGTTGCATTAAATGTTGGATTTTTAAGGATTTCAGAAATAGTAAAATATCAATCAACACATCCTTGGCTTATATTTGGTCCTCAAGCGTTAGGTTTTGCAATTTATGTTATTGCTGCTCAAGCTGAACTTGAAAGAGTTCCTTTCGATATTCCTGAAGCTGAACAAGAAATTGTTGCTGGTTGGTTAACAGAATTTTCAGGTAGAAAATTAGCTTTATTTAGATTTGCTAGAGATTTAGAATTAGTTTATGTTTCTGGTTTAGCTGTTGCACTTTATCTTGGTGGTCCATTAGGGCCAGTCATACCTGGCTTAGAACCTTTCTTTTATACGATCTATTTCATAATAAAAACTATCATTGTTTTATTAATTTTATCAACTATTAGAGCTTTGTTTGCTCGTCTTAGAATAGACCAAATGGTTGATTTTTCATGGAATTATTTATTACCATTATCAGTTTTACAATTCTTTTTAGTTAGATTGGTGATTTAA
- a CDS encoding nickel-dependent hydrogenase large subunit, with protein MSSFTVPIGPQHPALPEPILLKLEVEGEYVVGVDVDVSYMHRGIEKAMEYRNYIQNIYLAERICGICNVAHTICYTLNVDKLYDKEIPPRAQYLRVIIEELNRIHSHLLWLGVAGHEIGFDTLFMYVWRDRERVMDLIETITGNRVNTAYTTIGGVRRDITSDIEYKIRKTMDIVEERTKYYKSVAAAEPTILTRTKEVGILKTIDAVKLCAVGPLLRASNVKNDVRADAPYAAHDEVPFNVITYPYCDVFSRVLVRVDEIFECINMIRYCLDHLPKGPIRIKLPLKPPKGEAITRVEAPRGELLHYVVSDGSEKPYRYKVRTPTLANIPALCRMLTSSGDYVVKIADIPIAYASIDPCLCCTGRVQFLDIEKDKKWTWSWEELKEYSKKEWKKS; from the coding sequence ATGTCATCATTTACTGTACCAATAGGTCCACAACATCCAGCTCTTCCAGAACCTATTCTTTTAAAATTGGAAGTTGAAGGAGAATATGTTGTTGGAGTAGACGTGGATGTAAGCTATATGCATAGAGGAATAGAGAAAGCAATGGAATATAGAAACTATATTCAAAATATTTATTTGGCTGAAAGAATATGTGGAATATGTAATGTTGCTCATACAATATGCTATACTTTAAATGTTGATAAACTTTATGATAAAGAAATTCCTCCTAGAGCTCAATATTTAAGAGTAATAATTGAAGAATTGAATAGGATTCATAGCCATCTTTTATGGCTTGGAGTAGCTGGTCATGAAATAGGTTTTGATACATTATTCATGTATGTTTGGAGAGATAGAGAAAGAGTTATGGATTTGATTGAAACAATAACTGGCAATAGAGTTAATACTGCTTATACAACAATTGGAGGAGTTAGAAGAGATATTACAAGCGATATTGAATATAAGATAAGAAAAACAATGGATATAGTTGAAGAACGTACAAAATATTATAAAAGTGTTGCAGCAGCTGAACCAACAATACTTACTAGAACTAAAGAAGTAGGAATCCTTAAAACTATTGATGCTGTTAAACTTTGTGCTGTAGGCCCTCTTTTAAGAGCTTCAAATGTTAAAAATGATGTTAGAGCAGATGCTCCTTATGCTGCTCATGATGAAGTACCATTCAATGTAATAACTTATCCATATTGTGATGTTTTTTCAAGAGTTCTAGTACGTGTAGATGAAATTTTTGAGTGTATAAATATGATAAGGTATTGTTTAGATCATTTACCTAAAGGACCTATAAGAATTAAGCTCCCTCTTAAACCACCAAAAGGTGAAGCGATTACTAGAGTTGAAGCTCCAAGAGGAGAGCTTTTACATTATGTCGTATCTGATGGAAGTGAGAAGCCTTATAGATATAAAGTTCGTACTCCAACATTAGCAAATATTCCAGCTCTATGCCGTATGCTTACTTCAAGTGGAGATTATGTTGTTAAAATAGCTGATATTCCAATTGCATATGCTTCTATTGATCCTTGTCTTTGTTGTACAGGTAGAGTACAATTTTTAGATATCGAGAAAGATAAAAAATGGACATGGTCATGGGAAGAATTAAAGGAATATTCTAAGAAAGAATGGAAAAAGAGTTGA
- a CDS encoding NADH-quinone oxidoreductase subunit C, which yields MSDEDFLNKLKEAFKEKIIESSIPRKNIINIVVPKESYKEVIKFIVENFNIPHIQTITGIDMSNEIQIIAHLGRSTTINVKTSIDKNNPEIDTITDIIPGASFYEREVYDLLGVNFRGHPNLKRVVLPENWPKGVYPLRKEYKPEHPKPLRGV from the coding sequence ATGAGTGATGAAGATTTTTTAAATAAATTAAAAGAAGCTTTTAAAGAGAAAATAATAGAATCTTCTATACCTAGAAAAAATATAATTAATATAGTTGTTCCTAAAGAATCTTATAAAGAAGTTATTAAATTCATTGTTGAAAATTTCAATATTCCTCATATACAAACCATAACTGGAATAGACATGAGTAATGAAATACAAATAATTGCACATTTAGGAAGAAGCACTACAATAAATGTTAAAACTTCTATAGATAAAAATAATCCTGAAATAGATACTATTACTGATATCATTCCAGGTGCAAGCTTTTATGAAAGAGAAGTATATGATTTACTTGGTGTAAACTTCAGAGGACATCCAAATCTGAAAAGAGTAGTCCTTCCTGAAAATTGGCCAAAAGGAGTATATCCATTAAGAAAAGAGTATAAACCTGAACATCCTAAACCTTTAAGAGGTGTATAA